Proteins from a single region of Sediminitomix flava:
- a CDS encoding thioesterase family protein: protein MNLYWRLLALLLKLPFINTSDELKWTQTFRVLPSDCDINIHLTNSRYFAFADLGRTYGMIKFGLFKHLIKNKWAAVVNAQEITFIKQIPPFAKFTLETELIYWDEKYWYIEQKFLLNSKVAAIAKFRGVYLEKGKVIPSSKVLAAKGISLEQPPLTDKILKWKEMLDQKKQESLALQKS, encoded by the coding sequence ATGAATCTTTACTGGAGATTACTTGCCCTACTACTCAAATTACCTTTCATAAATACTTCTGATGAACTTAAATGGACACAAACGTTTCGTGTTCTACCTTCAGATTGTGACATTAATATTCATCTTACCAATTCTAGATATTTTGCATTTGCAGACTTAGGACGTACCTACGGTATGATCAAGTTTGGACTATTCAAACATTTAATCAAGAATAAATGGGCTGCAGTAGTTAATGCTCAAGAGATTACCTTCATTAAACAAATCCCTCCTTTCGCTAAATTCACCTTAGAAACAGAATTAATTTACTGGGATGAAAAATACTGGTACATTGAACAAAAATTCTTATTAAACAGCAAAGTTGCTGCTATTGCTAAGTTTAGAGGTGTTTACTTAGAAAAAGGGAAAGTTATTCCAAGCTCTAAAGTATTAGCCGCAAAAGGTATTTCACTAGAACAACCACCTCTTACAGATAAAATATTAAAGTGGAAAGAGATGTTGGATCAAAAAAAACAGGAATCTTTAGCCCTTCAAAAAAGCTAA
- a CDS encoding type I restriction enzyme HsdR N-terminal domain-containing protein encodes MNQLKQAVKDRYIIFNKKANRVTYLPYGKSRSLSNPEELVQLKTFLALIYKYKYPVHRIQVCVPVKMGSSTKEADIVVYQDDECKSPLIIVECKKEQITQGTFIQAIDQGFSYAASTLAKFVWVTNGHQNAFYEVYPDRIGERRENKLPVLPTYQKERSFLFGIHKGIFLFLTAPLRLIKKLFSKSFKHPQWIEVFIISVMMLFFTLILSKGAVTYYDEIHDLTKVLWKKHGMHFGWIFYVITVCSSLFALLLSSSLELVPMQKKTRTKYIFFTLALMMIPIWYVESSYTLSWWNWKHYKKLPHKTWVYLQPQLVALPFQMGLLFFSLWIQKFKLKKDSIERTKRRKRS; translated from the coding sequence ATGAATCAACTGAAACAAGCGGTAAAGGATAGATATATTATTTTTAATAAAAAGGCGAATAGAGTCACCTACCTACCTTATGGGAAAAGTCGGAGTTTGAGCAATCCAGAAGAACTTGTTCAACTAAAAACTTTTTTAGCTCTTATCTATAAATACAAATATCCAGTACATCGTATTCAGGTCTGTGTTCCAGTAAAAATGGGTTCATCTACAAAAGAGGCTGATATTGTAGTTTATCAAGATGATGAATGTAAATCGCCACTTATCATTGTAGAATGCAAAAAAGAACAAATTACTCAAGGAACTTTTATTCAAGCTATTGACCAAGGTTTCTCTTATGCCGCAAGTACTTTGGCTAAATTTGTTTGGGTGACTAATGGTCATCAAAATGCATTTTACGAAGTTTACCCAGATCGAATTGGAGAAAGGAGAGAAAATAAACTTCCTGTTTTACCAACTTACCAAAAAGAACGTTCATTCTTATTCGGAATACATAAAGGAATATTCTTATTTCTAACAGCCCCTTTACGTTTAATCAAAAAACTATTTTCAAAATCCTTCAAACACCCACAATGGATAGAGGTCTTCATCATATCTGTGATGATGCTTTTCTTCACTTTAATCTTAAGTAAAGGAGCAGTCACCTATTATGACGAAATTCATGATCTGACAAAAGTCTTATGGAAAAAGCATGGGATGCACTTTGGATGGATATTTTATGTCATTACTGTTTGTTCTTCCTTGTTTGCTCTGCTTTTAAGTTCTTCCTTGGAACTTGTTCCTATGCAAAAGAAAACTCGTACTAAATATATCTTTTTCACTTTAGCACTTATGATGATTCCTATTTGGTACGTAGAAAGTAGCTACACCCTTAGTTGGTGGAACTGGAAACATTATAAAAAACTACCACATAAAACATGGGTTTACCTCCAACCACAGCTCGTAGCCTTACCTTTCCAAATGGGATTGCTCTTCTTTTCATTATGGATTCAAAAATTCAAGCTTAAGAAAGATTCTATAGAAAGGACCAAACGAAGAAAAAGAAGTTAA